One window from the genome of Marinobacter sp. LV10R510-11A encodes:
- a CDS encoding GntR family transcriptional regulator, translating into MTFQAPESLSEQIAQHLGQRIVTRELKPGSRIQELKVSGDLNVSRGSVREALLILERRHLVEIFPRRGAVVSSLTVASVNNLYDIYIDLLCMLGRKVIERWSGDELGGVMRRVREVEAVIQAVNSTGPDAAEKVIDAGFGVMRYAYELVENPFLEETLENFRPAISRTYFVALENFREGIGQTAIFFQRLGEAALSGDAERLQSAIQAFGEHQRQQILSILREEESA; encoded by the coding sequence ATGACGTTTCAGGCCCCAGAAAGTCTTTCCGAACAAATTGCCCAGCATTTGGGCCAGCGGATTGTTACGCGGGAACTGAAGCCTGGAAGTCGCATTCAGGAGCTTAAGGTTTCGGGTGATCTCAACGTTAGCAGGGGCTCTGTCCGTGAAGCCTTGCTCATTCTCGAGCGTAGGCACTTGGTTGAGATTTTCCCCCGCCGGGGTGCTGTCGTTTCAAGCTTGACGGTGGCCAGTGTTAACAACCTCTATGACATTTACATCGATTTGCTCTGCATGCTCGGGCGCAAAGTTATCGAACGCTGGAGCGGTGACGAACTGGGCGGTGTTATGAGGCGAGTCCGGGAAGTTGAGGCCGTTATTCAGGCGGTGAATTCAACCGGGCCAGATGCTGCTGAGAAAGTGATCGATGCGGGCTTCGGGGTAATGCGTTATGCCTACGAGCTGGTAGAGAACCCGTTTCTTGAAGAAACCCTGGAAAACTTCAGGCCAGCAATCAGTCGTACCTATTTTGTTGCTCTTGAGAATTTTCGAGAAGGCATTGGGCAGACTGCGATATTCTTCCAGCGCCTTGGCGAGGCCGCACTGAGTGGCGACGCCGAGCGTTTGCAATCCGCAATACAGGCTTTCGGTGAACATCAGCGCCAGCAGATATTGAGCATTCTCAGGGAGGAGGAGAGCGCGTGA
- a CDS encoding GGDEF domain-containing protein, producing the protein MKNIPSIKRSTTQLKDLAALRQAYQGWSNAPDPLTKLTRRLSTSLSLETQLGILAEEMASIIPFDSLSYRHQIAQRDFVYVTGMGGPHRCEYRLNLEGVCYGTLTLNRRHKFSDDELQGIEMLISAAICPLRNACQFITIEQAALTDALTSIPNKRALDEHLQRASLLSDRHGEEYSLILCDLDHFKAVNDQHGHVVGDHLLRLTAEAIERAIRNSDSVYRFGGEEFAVLLPHTGEQEARDVADRVRNAVANIRVDCGGTELSVTISCGVARHLAEEVANQWITRADEALYRAKDQGRNCTKVFASIG; encoded by the coding sequence GTGAAAAACATACCATCGATAAAGCGAAGCACCACTCAGCTAAAAGATCTGGCAGCCTTGCGGCAGGCCTACCAAGGGTGGTCAAACGCTCCCGACCCCCTTACAAAGCTTACGCGCCGCCTTTCCACTAGCCTTTCGCTGGAAACCCAGCTCGGCATTCTGGCCGAAGAAATGGCCAGCATTATTCCGTTTGATTCCCTGAGCTATCGTCATCAGATCGCACAACGGGATTTCGTATACGTCACCGGGATGGGCGGGCCCCACCGCTGTGAATACCGGCTCAACCTTGAAGGCGTGTGCTACGGCACCCTGACACTGAATCGTCGGCACAAATTTTCAGACGATGAGCTACAGGGCATTGAAATGCTCATCAGCGCAGCCATTTGCCCGCTACGCAACGCCTGCCAGTTTATTACCATTGAACAAGCGGCACTGACCGATGCACTGACCTCTATCCCTAATAAGCGCGCACTCGATGAGCACCTCCAGCGGGCAAGCCTACTTTCAGACCGTCATGGGGAGGAATATTCGCTGATTCTTTGCGACTTGGATCATTTCAAAGCGGTGAACGACCAACACGGGCATGTGGTGGGTGATCATCTGTTGCGGCTGACCGCGGAGGCTATCGAACGCGCGATCAGAAACTCCGACAGCGTTTACCGGTTTGGCGGAGAAGAGTTTGCAGTTTTGCTCCCCCATACAGGCGAGCAGGAAGCACGAGATGTAGCCGACCGGGTACGCAACGCTGTTGCCAACATTAGAGTCGACTGCGGCGGCACTGAACTGTCCGTAACCATCAGCTGCGGCGTCGCCCGGCACTTGGCAGAAGAAGTCGCAAATCAGTGGATAACCCGCGCTGACGAGGCGCTTTATAGAGCGAAAGACCAAGGCAGGAACTGCACCAAGGTGTTTGCAAGCATCGGCTGA
- the rluB gene encoding 23S rRNA pseudouridine(2605) synthase RluB has protein sequence MASERPGKKVKPAADTATNEGPERIQKLLARAGIGSRREIEGWMDSGRLTVNGDPAAPGQKATVDDRFELGGKRLDVAGAAVTVRRVLIYNKPEGELSTRKDPEGRPTVFDRLPRLRDTRWISIGRLDINTTGLVLFTTDGELANRLMHPSSQIDREYAVRVFGEVDDAMIARLMAGVLLEDGMAKFSDLSPAGGSGINRWFHVTLLEGRNREVRRLWESQGVRVSRLKRVRYGPIFLPSRLTLGKWEELDQKAVDTLSSTVGLESVDIPQKTPDEKAAHERQRRKSPGSGARKAGSRRWDVSDTKPARSGGSDKSRGGSDKPRDGAGKPKKGAPGRPRKAHSDK, from the coding sequence ATGGCGTCAGAACGCCCCGGAAAAAAAGTAAAACCGGCCGCAGATACGGCCACTAACGAAGGCCCGGAGCGAATTCAGAAACTCCTCGCCCGTGCCGGTATTGGCTCACGCCGGGAAATTGAAGGCTGGATGGACTCAGGGCGCCTTACGGTAAATGGCGATCCTGCGGCACCGGGCCAGAAGGCAACGGTGGATGATCGTTTTGAGCTGGGTGGAAAGCGACTAGACGTTGCCGGGGCGGCTGTTACGGTGCGACGGGTTCTGATCTATAACAAGCCCGAAGGTGAGCTATCCACCCGTAAAGATCCCGAGGGTCGACCCACCGTCTTCGACCGCCTGCCAAGGCTTAGGGATACCCGTTGGATCTCGATCGGCCGGCTGGACATCAACACCACAGGGCTTGTGCTTTTCACAACCGATGGTGAGCTGGCCAACCGCCTGATGCACCCGTCTAGTCAAATTGACCGTGAATACGCTGTCAGGGTATTTGGCGAGGTTGATGACGCCATGATTGCGCGCCTGATGGCGGGCGTGCTGCTTGAAGACGGCATGGCCAAGTTCAGCGACCTTAGCCCGGCGGGCGGTAGCGGAATAAATCGCTGGTTCCACGTTACGCTTCTGGAAGGTCGTAACCGTGAGGTTCGGCGTTTGTGGGAGTCTCAAGGGGTGCGCGTAAGCCGCTTGAAGCGGGTGCGTTATGGGCCGATTTTCCTACCTAGCAGGTTGACACTCGGTAAGTGGGAAGAGTTAGATCAAAAGGCAGTGGATACCCTTAGCTCAACGGTCGGGCTCGAATCAGTTGATATACCGCAGAAAACCCCGGACGAAAAGGCTGCACATGAGCGGCAGAGAAGAAAAAGCCCAGGGAGTGGCGCCAGAAAAGCTGGGAGCCGGCGCTGGGATGTGAGTGATACCAAGCCTGCACGCAGCGGTGGCTCTGATAAATCCCGTGGTGGCTCTGACAAACCTCGCGATGGTGCCGGCAAGCCAAAAAAAGGGGCGCCTGGCAGACCCCGCAAGGCTCATTCTGACAAGTAA